In Streptomyces sp. NBC_00414, a single window of DNA contains:
- a CDS encoding ABC transporter permease has translation MIDVPSIKDTAPHTEPSRRQRRRGDGKMAVGAVIVGLFVLAAVFAPLITGGHPAEQDLLNRLAPPSRAHILGTDQLGRDEWTRLVYAIRIDLRVALLGSLIPAVLGSLIGIAAGLGSKWLDTAIMRTSDIVVSLPLFIFFIALVGLLGPGTGFLFLGPGELPLIIGFTVISWVVYARLLRSEVRRVRSMDYIRAARLGGLPRRRVIAWHIVPNAIGQSIVYFFVDVGLAVVAISTLSFLGVGIPIGTPEWGSMIQSGRSVIQTNWWLIAAPGAAIALIGMGLALIGDGLDDRIKS, from the coding sequence ATGATCGACGTGCCCAGCATCAAGGACACCGCGCCGCACACCGAACCGTCGCGACGGCAGCGTCGGCGCGGGGACGGCAAGATGGCCGTCGGGGCGGTCATCGTGGGCCTGTTCGTCCTCGCCGCCGTCTTCGCACCCCTGATCACCGGCGGACACCCCGCCGAACAGGACCTGCTGAACCGGCTCGCCCCACCCTCGCGGGCCCACATCCTCGGCACCGACCAGCTCGGCCGCGACGAATGGACACGGCTGGTCTACGCGATCCGGATCGACCTGCGCGTGGCGCTGCTCGGCTCCCTCATCCCCGCGGTCCTGGGCAGCCTGATCGGCATCGCCGCGGGCCTCGGCAGCAAGTGGCTGGACACGGCGATCATGCGGACCTCCGACATCGTCGTCTCACTCCCGCTGTTCATCTTCTTCATCGCGCTGGTCGGCCTGCTCGGCCCCGGCACCGGATTCCTGTTCCTCGGCCCCGGCGAGCTGCCGCTCATCATCGGCTTCACCGTCATCTCCTGGGTCGTGTACGCACGGCTGTTGCGCAGCGAAGTGCGCAGGGTGCGCTCCATGGACTACATCCGCGCCGCACGCCTGGGCGGCCTGCCCCGCCGACGGGTGATCGCCTGGCACATCGTGCCGAACGCCATCGGCCAGAGCATCGTGTACTTCTTCGTCGACGTCGGGCTGGCCGTCGTCGCGATCTCGACCCTGTCCTTCCTGGGCGTCGGCATCCCCATCGGAACCCCGGAGTGGGGCTCGATGATCCAGTCCGGCCGCAGCGTCATCCAGACCAACTGGTGGCTGATCGCGGCACCCGGAGCGGCGATCGCCCTGATCGGAATGGGCCTGGCCCTGATCGGGGACGGCCTGGACGATCGGATCAAGTCATGA
- a CDS encoding ABC transporter ATP-binding protein, with protein sequence MTRTERVIEIDNLSIAAAQGGVTLVDDVSLHVDTGECLGIVGESGSGKSLTLRSVLGLLPPTLKQTRGTTRFQRREGEGLRSVQPRELRGHGVSMIFQEPMSSLNPTMRIGDLVAAGPRALGMSRRTAAERALRLLAEVGVPHPEQRARAWPHQLSGGLRQRVMIAMALSVEPSLLLCDEPTTALDTTVQDQILTLVERLRTERGLALVFVSHDLSVISRIADRTAVMYAGRIVEQGPTHDLVDDPSHPYTQALIDSMPQLHGPPTRLRTISGSPPTAGLLPPGCRFAPRCPFAADVCLHGDPPLLAIGPHRATACVRQPVPNAGEQS encoded by the coding sequence ATGACGCGTACAGAACGCGTGATCGAGATCGACAACCTGTCGATCGCCGCGGCGCAGGGCGGAGTCACCCTGGTGGACGATGTGTCTCTGCACGTCGACACCGGGGAATGCCTCGGGATCGTGGGCGAGTCCGGATCAGGCAAGAGCCTCACGCTGCGTTCCGTGCTGGGCCTGCTGCCGCCCACGCTGAAGCAGACCCGTGGGACCACGCGGTTCCAACGGCGGGAGGGAGAGGGGCTGCGGTCCGTGCAGCCGCGTGAGCTGCGTGGGCACGGAGTCTCGATGATCTTCCAGGAGCCGATGAGTTCGCTGAACCCGACCATGCGCATCGGTGATCTGGTCGCCGCCGGCCCCCGGGCTCTCGGCATGTCCCGCCGGACCGCGGCGGAGCGGGCCCTGCGACTGCTGGCCGAGGTCGGCGTGCCGCATCCGGAGCAACGGGCCCGCGCATGGCCGCACCAGCTCTCCGGAGGCCTGCGCCAACGCGTGATGATCGCGATGGCGCTGTCGGTGGAACCCTCGCTCCTCCTCTGCGACGAACCGACGACCGCGCTGGACACCACGGTCCAGGACCAGATCCTGACCCTCGTCGAGCGGCTGCGGACCGAACGTGGACTGGCACTGGTCTTCGTCAGCCACGACCTCTCGGTCATCTCCCGCATCGCCGATCGCACCGCCGTGATGTACGCGGGCCGCATCGTCGAACAGGGGCCCACGCACGACCTGGTCGACGACCCGAGTCATCCCTACACACAAGCGCTGATCGACTCGATGCCCCAACTGCACGGCCCGCCGACCCGGTTGAGGACCATCAGCGGATCCCCGCCCACCGCCGGCCTGCTGCCTCCCGGCTGTCGCTTCGCTCCCCGCTGCCCCTTCGCCGCGGACGTGTGCCTGCACGGGGACCCACCGCTGCTGGCCATCGGTCCGCACCGGGCCACAGCGTGCGTACGGCAGCCGGTCCCGAACGCTGGAGAACAGTCATGA
- a CDS encoding ABC transporter ATP-binding protein, which translates to MSALVELDDISVHFKVRTRRSVAPLTLRAVDGVSLAVERSQCLGVVGESGCGKSTLAGVLVGLTAPTTGRVRYDGQDVGIRRPKELCRRIQMVFQDPVASLNPRRRVRSVLAELIDCHDLVPDAGMTSALNSLMEMVNLPTRVLDARPRELSGGQRQRVAIARALAVRPDVLVADEAVSALDVSAQATVVNLLADLRAELGLTIVFISHDLGIIRTLCDRVAVMYAGRVVEEGTAEAIFSGAQHPYTRALLRAAPDLRRRGDASRPPALEGEPSGAPDIITGCPFQPRCPEAEAACAKAPPPYIHDGSHRTACIHASSGHQAVTP; encoded by the coding sequence ATGAGCGCCCTCGTCGAACTGGACGACATCTCCGTCCACTTCAAGGTCAGGACCCGTCGGTCCGTGGCGCCCCTGACACTGAGGGCCGTCGACGGTGTGAGTCTCGCCGTCGAACGCTCCCAGTGTCTCGGCGTGGTCGGCGAGTCCGGATGCGGCAAGTCGACCCTGGCCGGCGTACTGGTCGGCCTGACGGCCCCGACCACCGGACGGGTCCGCTACGACGGCCAGGACGTCGGGATCCGCAGACCGAAGGAGCTGTGCCGACGGATCCAGATGGTCTTCCAGGATCCGGTCGCGTCACTCAATCCCCGCCGACGGGTCCGTTCCGTACTGGCCGAGCTCATCGACTGCCACGACCTCGTCCCGGACGCGGGGATGACCTCCGCGCTGAACTCGCTCATGGAGATGGTGAACCTGCCCACGCGCGTCCTGGACGCGCGACCGCGCGAACTGTCCGGGGGACAGCGTCAGCGCGTCGCCATCGCACGGGCCCTGGCGGTCCGGCCCGACGTGCTGGTCGCGGACGAGGCGGTGTCCGCCCTGGACGTGTCCGCCCAGGCCACCGTGGTCAACCTGCTGGCCGATCTGCGCGCCGAACTCGGGTTGACGATCGTCTTCATCTCCCACGACCTCGGCATCATCAGAACGCTCTGCGACCGGGTCGCGGTGATGTACGCGGGCCGGGTGGTGGAGGAGGGGACGGCGGAGGCGATCTTCTCCGGGGCCCAGCACCCCTACACGCGGGCTCTGTTGAGGGCCGCTCCCGACCTGCGGCGACGCGGCGACGCGTCGCGTCCGCCGGCACTGGAGGGCGAACCGTCCGGCGCCCCCGACATCATCACGGGCTGTCCCTTCCAGCCCAGGTGCCCGGAAGCCGAGGCCGCCTGCGCGAAGGCCCCGCCGCCCTACATCCACGACGGATCGCACCGCACCGCCTGCATCCACGCCTCGTCGGGACACCAGGCCGTCACCCCGTAA
- a CDS encoding acyl-CoA dehydrogenase family protein has translation MSVERELPSDEAHELIRLTAEIADKELAPRVAEFEEAERFPREVFTLLGSAGLLTLPFPEEFGGGAQPYCVYLQVLEEIAIRWAAVAVGMSVHALSCHPVNTFGTERQKAELLPDLLSGALLGAYALSEAHAGSDPSAMRASATSTPDGWRARGSKAWITHAGQADYYTTFLRTDADRRHGVSCFHVPARTPGLSAAAPERKMGLCSSTTATMNFDDALIPTDRLIGRPGQGLSIALSALDAGRLGIAAVATGIAQASLDHAVAYAKEREAFGRQIIDHQGVGFLLADMAAATASARATYLSAARRKDAGLGYSQEASVAKLIASDTAMSVSTDAVQILGGAGYVRDHPVERYMREAKVTQIFEGTNQIQRLLISRELARSGH, from the coding sequence GTGAGCGTCGAGCGTGAACTGCCGTCCGATGAGGCCCATGAGCTGATTCGGCTCACCGCCGAGATCGCCGACAAGGAACTCGCCCCACGCGTGGCCGAGTTCGAAGAGGCCGAGCGCTTCCCCCGTGAGGTCTTCACACTGCTGGGGTCGGCGGGGCTGCTCACCTTGCCGTTCCCCGAGGAGTTCGGCGGAGGAGCGCAGCCCTATTGCGTCTATCTCCAGGTCCTGGAAGAGATCGCCATCCGGTGGGCGGCCGTGGCTGTGGGCATGAGCGTGCACGCCCTGTCCTGTCATCCGGTGAACACGTTCGGCACCGAGCGGCAGAAGGCCGAACTCCTCCCCGACCTGCTCAGCGGTGCCCTGCTCGGTGCCTACGCCTTGTCCGAGGCGCATGCCGGGTCGGACCCGTCCGCGATGCGGGCCTCGGCCACCAGCACTCCGGACGGCTGGCGCGCCCGGGGGAGCAAGGCATGGATCACCCACGCGGGACAGGCCGATTACTACACCACCTTCCTGCGGACGGACGCCGACCGCAGACACGGTGTCTCCTGCTTCCACGTCCCCGCCCGCACCCCCGGCCTCTCGGCGGCCGCACCCGAACGCAAGATGGGCCTGTGCAGCTCGACGACGGCCACGATGAACTTCGATGACGCCCTGATCCCCACGGACCGTCTCATCGGGCGGCCCGGCCAGGGTCTGTCCATCGCACTGTCGGCACTCGACGCCGGGCGCCTCGGTATCGCCGCCGTCGCCACCGGCATCGCGCAGGCGAGCCTGGACCACGCGGTGGCCTACGCGAAGGAACGCGAGGCCTTCGGGCGGCAGATCATCGACCACCAAGGAGTCGGCTTCCTGCTGGCCGACATGGCCGCCGCGACCGCGTCGGCCCGCGCCACCTACCTGTCGGCTGCCCGCCGCAAGGACGCGGGACTGGGCTACAGCCAAGAGGCCAGCGTGGCGAAACTCATCGCCTCGGACACCGCCATGTCGGTGTCCACCGACGCCGTCCAGATCCTCGGCGGCGCCGGATACGTCCGCGACCACCCGGTCGAGCGGTACATGCGCGAGGCCAAGGTCACGCAGATCTTCGAAGGCACCAACCAGATCCAGCGCCTGCTCATCAGCCGCGAACTCGCCCGCTCCGGGCACTGA